In a genomic window of Virgibacillus dokdonensis:
- a CDS encoding GIY-YIG nuclease family protein: protein MENKHTVYILSCKDRSLYTGYTNNLERRLKLHLEGKGAKYTRGRGPFQVVYVEHFETKEEAMKKEYAIKQLPRKEKWKLIRGNGNLKEVIKYEPTEQF, encoded by the coding sequence ATGGAAAATAAACATACTGTCTATATCTTAAGTTGTAAAGATCGCTCGCTTTATACGGGATATACAAATAATTTAGAACGCAGACTGAAATTGCATTTAGAGGGCAAAGGCGCAAAATATACACGAGGGCGAGGTCCATTTCAAGTCGTCTATGTGGAACATTTTGAGACCAAAGAGGAAGCAATGAAGAAAGAGTATGCCATTAAGCAGTTACCGAGAAAAGAAAAATGGAAATTAATTAGGGGAAATGGCAATCTGAAAGAAGTGATAAAATATGAACCTACAGAACAGTTTTGA
- the rsmI gene encoding 16S rRNA (cytidine(1402)-2'-O)-methyltransferase yields the protein MNLQNSFDKEGAAVYVVPTPIGNLEDITYRALTTLQSVSVIAAEDTRNTKNLLRHFEITTPLISYHEHNKLAREEQLLSELEQGESIALVSDAGMPAISDPGQEIIQAAIKQDIPVIVLPGANAALCALVGSGLPTSEFYFYGFLPRKKKEKVLELERLAPLQATLLFYESPYRLRESLQAMRNVFGNRQVAFARELTKRFESYLRGTLDEVIAHVDKATVKGECCIVLEGATEIEQQDTLWWSNLTIIEHVEHYLQEEALSSKDAIKRVAQDRQLPKREVYQNYHVR from the coding sequence ATGAACCTACAGAACAGTTTTGACAAAGAAGGCGCAGCTGTTTACGTTGTACCTACACCAATTGGTAATTTAGAAGATATTACGTATCGCGCATTAACGACACTTCAGTCTGTATCTGTCATTGCTGCGGAGGATACGAGAAATACAAAAAATTTACTACGTCATTTTGAAATAACGACGCCGTTAATTAGCTATCATGAACATAATAAATTAGCTCGAGAAGAGCAGTTGTTATCTGAGCTAGAGCAAGGGGAATCCATTGCACTAGTAAGTGATGCTGGTATGCCAGCTATTTCTGACCCAGGACAAGAAATCATACAAGCTGCTATTAAGCAAGATATACCTGTTATTGTTTTACCAGGTGCGAATGCAGCACTATGTGCATTAGTTGGCTCTGGATTGCCTACGAGTGAATTTTATTTTTATGGATTTTTACCACGTAAGAAAAAAGAGAAAGTATTGGAGTTAGAGCGACTTGCCCCGCTGCAGGCTACGTTGCTGTTTTATGAATCACCTTATCGCTTGCGGGAATCGTTACAAGCAATGCGAAATGTATTTGGTAATCGACAAGTTGCATTTGCGAGAGAATTGACCAAGCGTTTTGAATCTTACTTACGTGGAACGCTTGATGAAGTGATTGCCCATGTAGATAAAGCTACAGTAAAAGGGGAATGCTGCATTGTATTAGAAGGAGCCACTGAAATAGAACAGCAAGATACTTTATGGTGGAGCAATTTAACGATCATAGAGCATGTGGAACATTATTTACAGGAAGAAGCTTTATCGAGCAAGGATGCCATTAAGCGTGTTGCGCAGGACAGGCAATTACCAAAGCGAGAAGTATATCAAAATTATCATGTAAGATAA
- a CDS encoding AbrB/MazE/SpoVT family DNA-binding domain-containing protein translates to MKSTGIVRKVDELGRVVIPMELRRTLEIQEKDAMEIYVENDKIILKKYKPNMTCHLTGEVSDDNLSLANGKIVLSQEGAQQLLQEIESRLNK, encoded by the coding sequence TTGAAATCTACCGGAATTGTACGCAAAGTTGATGAGCTTGGCCGTGTAGTAATCCCGATGGAACTTCGGCGAACGCTGGAAATCCAAGAAAAAGATGCAATGGAAATCTACGTGGAAAACGACAAAATCATACTAAAGAAGTATAAACCAAACATGACATGTCATCTTACTGGCGAGGTATCCGATGATAATCTTTCACTAGCAAATGGCAAAATTGTGCTAAGCCAAGAAGGCGCACAACAACTTTTACAAGAAATAGAATCTAGACTGAATAAATAA
- the metG gene encoding methionine--tRNA ligase — protein MSNNENTFYITTPIYYPSGNLHIGHAYSTVAGDAMARYKRLRGFDVMYLTGTDEHGQKIQKKATENGVSPQEYVDHIVDGIQKLWKKLKISNDDFIRTTEERHKKIVAQIFDQLVKQGDIYLDEYEGWYCTSCESFFTERQLDDSRCPDCGGPVEKVKEESYFFKMSKYVDRLVQFYEDNPTFIQPESRKNEMLNNFIKPGLEDLAVSRTTFDWGIKVPGDPKHVIYVWIDALTNYITALGYGTEDDTKYQKYWPADVHLMSKEIVRFHTIYWPIMLMALDLPLPKKVFAHGWILMKDGKMSKSKGNVIDPVQLIDRYGLDALRYYLLREVPFGSDGVFTPEGFVERTNYDLANDLGNLLNRTVAMINKYFAGKMPAYRASETEFDSALEAFGKQTIEKVEAAMEEMQFSVALGAIWQLISRTNKYIDETEPWMLAKDDANKERLGNVMAHLAEYLRKAAVMLQPFLTEAPAEIFRQLGITEDKLKEWNSLYEEGHITAERMVVSKGKPIFPRLDAKDEIQAIKAMMNPPKTKEEKVEDKAEKEQIVFDDFMKIDMRVAEILQAEPVKKADKLLKLQLDLGTEKRQVISGIAEHYKSEELVGKKVICVTNLKPVTLRGEKSEGMILSGEDATGKLSLASVENSLPNGSVVK, from the coding sequence ATGTCAAATAATGAAAACACATTTTATATAACTACACCAATTTATTACCCTAGTGGTAATTTGCATATTGGGCATGCATATTCAACAGTTGCCGGAGATGCAATGGCTCGATATAAACGGTTACGTGGTTTTGATGTGATGTATTTAACAGGAACAGATGAGCACGGACAAAAAATACAGAAGAAAGCTACTGAAAATGGCGTCTCACCACAGGAATATGTCGATCACATTGTGGATGGAATTCAAAAGCTATGGAAAAAACTAAAAATATCTAATGATGATTTTATCCGTACGACAGAAGAGCGTCATAAAAAAATTGTCGCTCAAATCTTTGATCAACTTGTTAAACAAGGTGACATTTATTTAGATGAATATGAAGGCTGGTACTGTACGTCTTGTGAATCTTTTTTTACGGAACGTCAACTAGATGATAGTCGTTGCCCAGATTGCGGTGGTCCAGTTGAGAAAGTGAAGGAAGAATCCTACTTCTTTAAAATGAGCAAGTATGTCGACCGTCTTGTTCAGTTTTATGAGGACAATCCAACTTTTATTCAACCTGAAAGTCGTAAAAATGAAATGCTAAATAATTTCATTAAACCAGGACTAGAGGATTTAGCTGTTTCTCGGACGACCTTTGATTGGGGGATTAAAGTTCCTGGTGATCCAAAACATGTTATTTATGTATGGATTGATGCCTTAACGAACTACATAACGGCATTAGGATATGGAACAGAGGATGACACAAAATATCAAAAATATTGGCCGGCAGATGTGCATTTAATGAGTAAAGAAATTGTACGTTTCCATACTATTTATTGGCCAATTATGTTAATGGCGCTAGATCTTCCGTTACCGAAAAAGGTGTTTGCACATGGTTGGATTTTAATGAAGGATGGAAAAATGTCGAAATCAAAAGGCAATGTGATTGACCCAGTTCAATTAATTGATCGTTATGGTTTAGATGCGCTTCGTTATTATTTGTTACGGGAAGTTCCTTTTGGATCAGATGGTGTATTTACGCCAGAAGGATTCGTAGAGCGGACGAATTATGATCTTGCAAATGATTTAGGTAACTTGTTAAATCGTACCGTTGCCATGATTAATAAGTATTTTGCCGGTAAAATGCCAGCATATCGAGCCTCAGAAACAGAATTCGATAGCGCATTAGAAGCGTTTGGCAAACAAACGATAGAAAAAGTGGAAGCAGCAATGGAGGAGATGCAGTTTTCTGTAGCATTAGGAGCTATATGGCAACTAATTAGTCGTACAAATAAATATATTGATGAGACAGAGCCGTGGATGTTGGCAAAGGATGATGCTAACAAAGAACGACTAGGAAATGTCATGGCGCATTTGGCTGAGTATTTACGTAAGGCAGCTGTTATGCTACAGCCATTTCTGACAGAGGCTCCAGCTGAGATTTTCCGTCAGCTTGGTATAACAGAGGACAAGCTAAAAGAATGGAATAGTCTTTATGAAGAAGGGCATATTACAGCAGAACGTATGGTTGTAAGTAAAGGCAAGCCAATTTTCCCACGTTTAGATGCAAAAGATGAAATACAAGCTATTAAAGCAATGATGAATCCACCTAAAACAAAGGAAGAAAAGGTGGAAGATAAGGCAGAAAAAGAACAAATTGTGTTTGATGATTTTATGAAAATTGATATGCGTGTCGCAGAAATATTACAAGCTGAGCCCGTAAAGAAAGCAGATAAGTTATTGAAACTACAGTTAGATTTAGGAACAGAGAAGCGCCAAGTTATCTCAGGCATTGCTGAACATTACAAATCTGAAGAATTAGTTGGCAAAAAGGTCATCTGTGTAACGAATTTGAAGCCTGTTACATTACGTGGAGAAAAATCTGAAGGAATGATTCTCTCTGGAGAGGATGCGACCGGGAAGCTATCTTTAGCTTCTGTGGAGAACTCTCTTCCGAATGGTTCCGTTGTAAAATAG
- a CDS encoding TatD family hydrolase has product MLFDTHVHLNARNFFEDRDEIIQRAFDAEVTHMVVVGFDRATIPLAIEIAEQYETIYAAVGWHPVDAVDMTEQELEWIEELSSHPKVVALGEMGLDYHWDKSPKDVQKEVFRKQIRLAKKLQMPIIIHNREATEDIIAILQEEQAASVGGIMHCYNDSVDYIQDCLDMNFYISLGGPVTFKNATLPKEVAVKVPLDRLLIETDAPFLAPHPYRGKRNEPAYVTLVAEKIAALRGMSLEEVGEITTKNAHTLFRLS; this is encoded by the coding sequence TTGTTATTTGATACCCATGTTCATTTAAATGCAAGAAATTTTTTTGAAGATCGTGACGAAATCATTCAACGAGCTTTTGATGCTGAAGTAACACATATGGTGGTCGTCGGTTTTGATCGCGCTACTATTCCACTAGCAATCGAAATTGCAGAACAGTATGAAACCATATATGCAGCTGTAGGTTGGCACCCTGTAGATGCGGTGGATATGACAGAGCAGGAGTTGGAATGGATAGAAGAGTTATCATCTCATCCGAAAGTAGTAGCACTTGGAGAAATGGGATTGGATTATCATTGGGATAAGTCACCGAAAGATGTGCAAAAAGAAGTGTTCCGTAAACAAATTCGGCTAGCAAAGAAACTCCAAATGCCGATTATTATTCATAATCGTGAAGCAACGGAAGATATTATTGCGATTTTACAGGAAGAGCAGGCGGCATCAGTAGGCGGGATCATGCATTGCTATAATGATTCGGTAGATTATATACAGGATTGCCTGGATATGAATTTTTACATTTCTTTAGGAGGACCTGTAACATTTAAAAATGCGACATTACCAAAAGAAGTTGCCGTTAAAGTTCCGTTAGATCGATTATTAATTGAGACCGATGCGCCGTTTTTGGCTCCACATCCATATCGAGGGAAAAGGAATGAACCTGCATATGTAACATTAGTTGCTGAAAAAATTGCAGCGTTACGTGGGATGAGTTTGGAAGAAGTCGGGGAAATAACTACAAAAAATGCACATACGCTCTTCCGTTTATCATAA
- a CDS encoding G5 and 3D domain-containing protein — MRKVSKLMPASTMKLVLSFIGILALITFSGFIVFDATKAEIVIHKDGEEQTVKTHQNTVEEALAEAGIQVGEHDYLSHSMDDSIKDGMEISYKQAKQVFVTVNGKQTDYYTTANTIDKFLQENDLSYHERDNVSFAKGDKITDGLHLEIDQAYEITINDGTDEKHVWTTGGTVAEVLKESNVKVDKDSDDKVKPSLSKQVTKDTVISVVRVDKERDEVTEALAFDTEEREDSDLAKGEEKVVTKGKAGKVKKIYEIVTENGKEIDRKLISKEIIEESENQVVAIGTKEPQQKQNLVTLSNKQPKSKHKTNGSPVPGKKQKGSGKTFTMSASAYTASCNGCSGFTTTGIDLNANPNRKVIAVDPSVIPLGSRVWVQGYGEAIAGDTGGHIVGNRIDVHVPSKKAAYRWGVKTVTVKVLN; from the coding sequence ATGCGAAAGGTATCAAAGTTAATGCCTGCATCGACAATGAAACTGGTTTTATCTTTTATTGGGATTTTAGCACTTATTACTTTTTCCGGATTCATTGTATTTGATGCGACAAAGGCAGAAATCGTCATTCATAAAGATGGCGAAGAACAAACGGTAAAGACACATCAAAACACCGTAGAAGAAGCGCTAGCAGAAGCAGGCATTCAGGTTGGCGAGCATGATTACTTGTCCCACAGCATGGACGATTCCATTAAAGACGGAATGGAAATCAGCTATAAGCAAGCGAAGCAAGTGTTCGTGACAGTGAATGGGAAACAGACAGACTATTATACAACAGCAAATACGATAGATAAATTTTTGCAAGAGAATGACCTGTCGTACCATGAGCGTGACAATGTATCTTTTGCTAAAGGTGATAAAATTACAGATGGATTACACTTAGAAATTGACCAAGCATATGAGATTACAATAAACGACGGTACAGATGAAAAGCACGTGTGGACGACTGGTGGAACAGTAGCAGAAGTGCTTAAAGAATCCAATGTAAAAGTGGATAAAGATAGCGATGATAAAGTGAAGCCTAGTTTAAGTAAACAAGTTACAAAAGATACTGTTATTTCAGTTGTTCGTGTTGATAAAGAAAGAGACGAGGTAACGGAAGCGCTCGCATTTGACACAGAGGAAAGAGAAGACAGTGATCTCGCAAAAGGCGAGGAAAAGGTTGTAACTAAAGGTAAAGCTGGTAAAGTAAAGAAGATTTACGAAATAGTAACAGAAAACGGAAAAGAAATAGATAGAAAATTAATTAGTAAAGAGATTATTGAAGAAAGTGAAAATCAAGTTGTTGCAATTGGAACGAAAGAACCGCAACAGAAACAAAATTTAGTTACATTATCCAACAAACAACCAAAATCAAAACATAAAACAAACGGTTCACCTGTTCCTGGTAAAAAGCAAAAAGGTTCAGGAAAAACGTTTACAATGTCAGCAAGCGCGTATACTGCTAGCTGTAACGGATGTTCTGGATTCACTACTACAGGGATTGATTTAAACGCTAATCCCAATCGAAAAGTAATTGCTGTTGATCCAAGCGTTATTCCTTTAGGCTCAAGAGTTTGGGTGCAAGGATACGGAGAAGCAATTGCTGGAGATACGGGTGGTCATATTGTTGGAAATCGAATTGATGTACACGTTCCTTCCAAAAAGGCTGCTTATCGTTGGGGTGTGAAAACCGTAACTGTGAAAGTGCTTAATTAG
- the rnmV gene encoding ribonuclease M5, with product MKVKEVIVVEGKDDTAKINQAVDADTIETNGSAIHTSIIKQIQHAKDKRGVIIFTDPDYPGERIRHIVDQAVPGCKHAFLTRNEARAKNSTTKNLGVEHASIEDIKKALESVYELQPVRESEITKAELMHHGFIGGQEANKRREQLGELLQIGHTNGKQLLKRLTMFGIGKAEFERAVLQMDQERKEKNDQS from the coding sequence GTGAAGGTGAAGGAAGTAATTGTAGTAGAAGGAAAAGATGATACAGCTAAAATTAACCAGGCTGTTGATGCAGATACAATTGAGACGAATGGATCGGCCATTCATACATCTATTATAAAACAGATTCAGCATGCAAAAGATAAACGAGGAGTTATTATTTTTACAGATCCTGACTATCCTGGTGAGCGCATTCGTCATATTGTTGATCAAGCTGTACCAGGTTGTAAGCATGCTTTTTTAACACGTAATGAAGCTCGTGCTAAAAATTCGACAACAAAGAATTTAGGGGTGGAGCATGCGTCTATCGAGGATATAAAAAAGGCATTAGAATCTGTTTATGAGCTGCAACCGGTACGAGAGAGTGAAATAACGAAAGCGGAGTTAATGCATCATGGATTCATTGGAGGTCAGGAAGCGAACAAAAGACGAGAGCAGCTTGGTGAGTTATTGCAAATTGGGCATACGAATGGCAAGCAGTTATTAAAACGCTTAACGATGTTTGGTATTGGAAAAGCTGAGTTTGAAAGAGCAGTATTGCAAATGGATCAAGAGAGGAAAGAGAAAAATGACCAATCATAA
- the rsmA gene encoding 16S rRNA (adenine(1518)-N(6)/adenine(1519)-N(6))-dimethyltransferase RsmA has translation MTNHKFIATPSRTKEILKKYHFSFKKSLGQNFLIDSNILSNIIRQAGIDKESGVIEIGPGIGALTEHLAIHSQKVFAFEIDQRLIPVLEDTLAPYDNVEVVHEDILKANVRDMIATHFHPEQPVHLVANLPYYITTPILMKLLRDQLPIDSFTVMIQKEVAERMAAKPNTKSYGSLTLAVQYYTEAEVVMQVPKRVFMPQPNVDSSILRLVRRTKAPVNVVDEDFFFTLIQASFAQRRKTLRNNLSNHFKDKLTKEEVGLILQQSGIDGGRRGESLTMEEFALLANTFIASSKA, from the coding sequence ATGACCAATCATAAATTTATTGCTACGCCATCACGAACGAAAGAAATTTTAAAGAAATATCATTTTTCTTTTAAAAAAAGCTTAGGGCAGAACTTTTTAATTGACAGTAATATTTTAAGTAATATTATTCGCCAAGCAGGAATTGATAAGGAGTCTGGTGTGATTGAAATAGGTCCTGGTATTGGAGCGTTGACAGAACATTTAGCTATTCATAGTCAAAAGGTATTCGCATTTGAAATTGACCAACGTCTAATACCAGTATTAGAGGATACGCTTGCACCCTATGATAATGTCGAGGTTGTACATGAGGATATTTTAAAAGCAAACGTTCGTGACATGATAGCGACGCATTTTCATCCAGAACAGCCTGTTCATCTTGTAGCTAACTTGCCTTACTATATAACTACTCCGATCTTAATGAAATTATTACGAGATCAATTGCCAATTGATAGCTTCACGGTAATGATTCAAAAGGAAGTTGCTGAACGAATGGCAGCTAAACCGAATACCAAAAGTTATGGTTCGCTAACATTAGCTGTCCAATATTACACAGAAGCAGAAGTTGTTATGCAAGTTCCAAAACGTGTATTTATGCCCCAACCTAATGTCGATTCCAGTATCTTGCGTTTAGTTAGACGGACGAAAGCTCCTGTAAATGTTGTAGATGAAGATTTCTTTTTCACACTGATACAAGCAAGTTTTGCCCAGCGTCGGAAAACATTGCGTAATAATCTATCCAATCATTTTAAAGATAAGTTGACGAAAGAGGAAGTTGGTCTTATTTTACAACAAAGTGGCATTGATGGAGGAAGACGTGGAGAGTCTCTAACGATGGAGGAGTTTGCGTTATTGGCTAACACGTTTATCGCTTCTTCTAAGGCGTGA
- the yabG gene encoding sporulation peptidase YabG, producing the protein MSYSKGDLVTRYSYQHDILFRVSSVKKELVDLVGEEVRLKADSPIDDLKLVEERELQKRRQQGKESEEFSYRLFRQDYQLLKEKRQYQATDGFIHEASYFQLPAKVLHIDGDAMYLKKCIELYQRIGLQVHGVHLYERDMPVRITELIEKIQPNIIVITGHDAFSKNKGEKQDLRAYRNSRYFIEAVREARRTNPNLDQLVIFAGACQSHFELLVRAGANFASSPFRVNIHALDPVYIAAKVAYTPFMEKVSVWDAIRTTLTGDKGMGGVETRGLLRTGLPYMEET; encoded by the coding sequence ATGAGTTATTCGAAGGGTGATTTAGTCACAAGGTACTCTTATCAGCATGATATATTATTTCGGGTTTCTTCTGTGAAAAAAGAGCTTGTCGATTTAGTAGGAGAGGAAGTGCGTTTGAAAGCGGATTCTCCAATAGATGATTTGAAATTGGTGGAAGAAAGAGAGCTACAAAAACGGAGGCAACAAGGGAAAGAGAGTGAAGAATTTTCCTATCGGCTATTTCGTCAAGATTATCAATTGTTAAAAGAAAAAAGACAATACCAAGCTACGGACGGTTTTATACACGAAGCCTCCTATTTTCAATTGCCTGCAAAAGTGTTGCACATTGATGGGGATGCAATGTATTTAAAAAAATGTATTGAATTATATCAGCGAATCGGATTGCAAGTACATGGAGTACATTTATATGAACGCGATATGCCTGTAAGGATTACAGAACTCATAGAAAAAATTCAGCCAAATATCATTGTTATTACTGGGCATGACGCTTTTTCTAAAAATAAAGGAGAAAAGCAAGATCTACGTGCTTATCGTAATTCAAGGTATTTTATTGAAGCTGTACGAGAGGCGAGGCGGACAAATCCGAATTTGGATCAGCTCGTCATTTTTGCAGGAGCGTGTCAATCGCATTTTGAGCTGTTAGTTCGGGCAGGGGCTAATTTTGCTAGTTCACCATTTCGAGTCAATATTCATGCGTTAGACCCTGTCTATATTGCTGCTAAAGTTGCATATACACCTTTTATGGAAAAAGTGAGCGTATGGGATGCTATTCGAACTACACTGACAGGAGACAAAGGGATGGGCGGTGTTGAAACGAGAGGATTATTACGTACAGGTTTACCATATATGGAAGAGACTTAA
- the veg gene encoding biofilm formation stimulator Veg produces the protein MAKTLIEIKQGLEGHVGKRLKLTANGGRRKTIERSGILAETYPSVFIVELDQEENAFERVSYSYADVLTETVELRFADDKNIASVLEQ, from the coding sequence GTGGCGAAAACATTAATCGAAATTAAGCAAGGTCTTGAAGGTCATGTTGGAAAACGGTTAAAGCTTACAGCAAATGGTGGAAGAAGAAAGACCATTGAGCGTTCCGGCATCTTAGCAGAAACATATCCTTCTGTATTTATTGTTGAGCTTGACCAAGAAGAAAATGCATTCGAACGTGTTTCATACAGCTATGCAGATGTTTTAACAGAAACAGTAGAGCTTCGCTTTGCAGATGATAAAAACATTGCGTCAGTGCTTGAGCAGTAG
- a CDS encoding small, acid-soluble spore protein, alpha/beta type: MARRRGMMSDHLKEEIAKELGFYDTVQREGWGGIKARDAGNMVKRAIERAEASMRQDKS; this comes from the coding sequence GTGGCTAGAAGACGTGGAATGATGTCGGATCATTTAAAAGAAGAAATTGCAAAAGAGTTAGGGTTTTACGACACGGTGCAAAGGGAAGGATGGGGCGGCATTAAAGCGCGCGATGCTGGAAATATGGTGAAACGTGCCATTGAAAGAGCGGAAGCTAGTATGAGACAAGACAAATCCTAA
- the ispE gene encoding 4-(cytidine 5'-diphospho)-2-C-methyl-D-erythritol kinase translates to MVIFEKAPAKINLSLDVRSKRSDGYHNIEMIMTTIDLADRICLYELPEDRIEISLESRFVPSDKRNLAYQAALALKQAYGIHRGVHITIEKNIPVSAGLAGGSADAAAVLKGLNCLWSLGLSETELASVGALLGTDVPFCIYGKTAIAKGRGEIVQRLLSPPPCWVVLAKPDIGISSGTIFQRIVVEDIVHPNTKAVREALAEGNFNKLCLSLGNALEPITIKQHPEVQRIKTALQQAGASGVLMSGSGPTVYGLVEHESKARKIYNGMRGFCEEVYYVRLLG, encoded by the coding sequence ATGGTAATTTTTGAAAAAGCACCTGCAAAAATAAATTTATCATTGGACGTACGAAGTAAAAGAAGCGACGGGTACCATAACATTGAAATGATTATGACAACCATTGATTTAGCTGATCGTATTTGTTTATATGAATTACCTGAGGACCGGATCGAAATATCATTGGAAAGTAGATTTGTTCCAAGTGATAAACGCAATTTAGCTTACCAAGCTGCCTTAGCTTTGAAGCAAGCGTATGGTATCCATAGAGGTGTACATATAACAATTGAAAAAAACATCCCCGTCTCTGCAGGACTAGCAGGTGGTAGTGCCGACGCTGCTGCCGTATTAAAAGGTTTAAATTGTTTGTGGTCACTTGGCCTTTCAGAAACTGAATTAGCAAGTGTAGGTGCGTTATTAGGTACAGATGTGCCGTTTTGTATATATGGAAAAACGGCAATAGCTAAAGGTAGGGGAGAAATTGTCCAACGGCTCCTCTCACCGCCGCCATGTTGGGTCGTTTTAGCTAAACCGGATATTGGTATTTCTTCAGGAACTATTTTTCAACGCATAGTGGTGGAAGATATTGTTCATCCTAACACAAAAGCTGTTAGGGAAGCGTTAGCGGAAGGAAATTTTAATAAGCTATGTTTAAGCTTAGGTAATGCATTAGAACCGATAACGATAAAACAACACCCAGAAGTGCAGCGTATTAAAACGGCTTTACAACAAGCAGGCGCTTCTGGCGTACTTATGAGTGGAAGTGGTCCGACAGTCTATGGTCTCGTAGAGCATGAAAGTAAAGCGAGAAAAATCTATAATGGGATGAGAGGTTTTTGTGAAGAAGTTTATTATGTACGATTATTAGGTTGA
- the purR gene encoding pur operon repressor: MKRSNRLVALTNFFLENPRTHTQFPYFVSQLATTKASISEDMDIIDAVFRSEGIGYLQRTTGAGGGVKFIPACVDEKNKCFVEALRQKLKDPVRILPGGYLYMSDLLGDPKTVREIGRVFASTFAKKNIDVVVTVATKGIPLAYAVASFLNVPVVIVRRDPKVTEGSSVSINYVSGSSRKIQTMVLPKRSLSEGAKVCIIDDFMKAGGTITGMINLLEEFHATVQAIGVLAEADDEEEERVINDYTSLIKISNVDMKKKAIDVHFGNFIQ, translated from the coding sequence ATGAAAAGAAGTAACCGTTTAGTTGCTCTAACCAATTTTTTTCTTGAAAATCCTCGGACGCACACACAATTTCCTTATTTTGTTTCACAATTAGCTACTACGAAAGCTTCTATTAGTGAAGATATGGATATTATTGATGCGGTGTTTCGGAGTGAAGGGATTGGCTATTTGCAACGGACGACAGGTGCAGGAGGCGGGGTGAAGTTTATACCTGCATGCGTTGACGAAAAAAATAAATGCTTTGTTGAAGCATTACGACAAAAGTTAAAAGATCCTGTTCGTATCCTTCCAGGCGGGTATCTATATATGAGCGATCTGTTAGGCGATCCGAAGACGGTACGAGAAATTGGGCGTGTATTTGCTTCAACATTTGCTAAAAAAAATATTGATGTTGTTGTTACCGTTGCTACAAAAGGGATTCCATTGGCATACGCTGTTGCCTCTTTTTTGAATGTACCGGTAGTTATTGTACGCAGAGATCCAAAGGTAACAGAAGGGTCCTCTGTAAGCATTAATTATGTATCTGGATCATCTAGAAAAATTCAGACCATGGTGTTGCCGAAACGCAGTTTATCGGAAGGAGCAAAAGTCTGTATTATTGATGATTTTATGAAAGCAGGTGGAACCATTACTGGCATGATTAATTTACTAGAGGAATTTCATGCAACGGTACAAGCAATAGGTGTCTTAGCTGAAGCAGATGATGAGGAAGAAGAGCGCGTCATTAATGACTATACATCTCTAATAAAAATATCAAATGTCGATATGAAAAAGAAGGCAATCGATGTTCATTTTGGTAATTTTATCCAATAA
- the spoVG gene encoding septation regulator SpoVG, whose protein sequence is MEVTDVRLRRVNTEGRMRAIASITLDQEFVVHDIRVIDGNNGLFVAMPSKRTPDGEFRDIAHPINSGTRAKIQDAVLEEYRKAGDEEVKYEEAGAS, encoded by the coding sequence ATGGAAGTAACTGACGTTAGGTTACGCCGCGTTAATACGGAAGGCAGAATGAGAGCGATTGCATCTATTACGTTGGATCAGGAATTTGTTGTCCATGATATCCGAGTGATTGACGGTAACAATGGGCTATTTGTTGCGATGCCATCCAAGCGAACGCCGGATGGAGAATTTAGGGATATCGCTCATCCTATTAATTCTGGTACAAGAGCGAAAATTCAGGACGCTGTATTAGAAGAGTATCGCAAAGCAGGAGATGAGGAAGTAAAATACGAAGAAGCTGGGGCTTCCTAA